The Gemella haemolysans genome includes a region encoding these proteins:
- a CDS encoding cyclase family protein — MSELLNIYKTLKNKKWVNLSHKIDENSPKFPALPALEKENVFTLKDGFYVQKFSVVGQYGTHIDAPIHFVEGGRWLDEIELKDLLLPLYVIDKSKEVAENNDYVISKQDILDFEAEHGEILPESFVAFRSDWSKRWPSYDEIRNLDENEVQHTPGWGRDALEFLIKERKVKAVGHETLDTDSGVTAAAEGLIQEYYLLEQDIYQIEVLANLDQVPATGSLISIAYPNWTEATGSPVRVVAILPEDE; from the coding sequence ATGTCAGAATTACTAAATATTTACAAAACTTTAAAAAATAAAAAATGGGTGAACTTAAGCCACAAGATTGATGAAAATTCACCTAAGTTTCCAGCACTTCCTGCCCTAGAAAAAGAAAATGTCTTTACTTTAAAAGATGGTTTCTATGTTCAAAAATTCTCAGTAGTAGGTCAATATGGAACACACATTGATGCACCAATTCACTTCGTAGAAGGTGGACGTTGGTTAGATGAAATTGAACTTAAAGATTTACTATTACCTTTATACGTAATCGATAAAAGTAAAGAAGTGGCAGAAAATAATGACTATGTGATTTCTAAACAAGATATCCTTGATTTTGAAGCTGAGCATGGTGAAATATTACCAGAATCATTCGTAGCATTCAGAAGTGACTGGTCTAAACGTTGGCCTAGCTATGATGAAATTAGAAATCTAGACGAAAATGAAGTTCAACACACTCCAGGTTGGGGAAGAGATGCATTAGAATTCTTAATTAAAGAAAGAAAAGTTAAAGCTGTCGGGCATGAAACTCTAGATACTGACTCAGGAGTTACAGCAGCTGCTGAAGGACTTATTCAAGAGTATTACTTACTAGAACAAGATATTTATCAAATCGAAGTTTTAGCAAATCTTGATCAAGTACCTGCAACTGGATCATTAATTTCAATTGCTTATCCAAACTGGACAGAAGCAACTGGATCACCAGTAAGAGTAGTAGCGATACTACCAGAAGACGAATAG
- a CDS encoding 5-methyltetrahydropteroyltriglutamate--homocysteine S-methyltransferase, producing MCQGCQNKVVKNVAYRVDHVGSFLRPKELVEAREKFSKGELSQEELTKVEDKVIAELVEKQIENGLKGVTDGEFRRAYWHLDFFWGLNGVEHVQGEKGYPFKGIETKPDTAKVSGKISGENHPFVSHYKFLRDLVANKEGVTVKLTIPSPSQLYFELIRTEDHIKGYEKFYPTFEELKDAIVAAYKQVIADLYNEGLRVLQFDDCTWGALADDGFANRFRDARPLEEVRREYAARCLALNNEVIEGKPEDLAINTHVCRGNFASKWISQGGYQNIEDELLAVENVDAYYLEYDTDRAGDFKPLAKVGKDKKVVLGLITSKFADLEDKEEVIARIKEASEYVPLENIYLSTQCGFASTEEGNVIAEEDQWKKIGLIKEIVEEVWGSEN from the coding sequence ATGTGTCAAGGATGTCAAAATAAAGTAGTAAAAAATGTAGCGTATAGAGTGGATCATGTAGGATCATTTTTAAGACCTAAAGAGTTAGTAGAAGCTCGTGAGAAATTCTCAAAAGGAGAATTATCACAAGAAGAATTAACAAAAGTAGAAGACAAAGTGATTGCAGAATTAGTTGAAAAACAAATTGAAAATGGATTAAAAGGAGTAACTGACGGGGAATTTCGTCGTGCATACTGGCATCTAGATTTCTTCTGGGGACTTAATGGTGTAGAACATGTTCAAGGAGAAAAAGGATATCCATTTAAAGGAATTGAAACTAAACCAGATACAGCAAAAGTATCAGGAAAAATCAGTGGAGAAAATCACCCATTCGTATCTCACTACAAATTTTTAAGAGACTTAGTAGCTAATAAAGAAGGTGTAACTGTAAAATTAACAATTCCATCACCATCACAATTATACTTTGAGTTAATTCGTACAGAAGATCATATCAAAGGATACGAAAAATTCTATCCAACATTCGAAGAATTAAAAGATGCTATTGTAGCAGCTTATAAACAAGTTATCGCAGACCTTTACAACGAAGGATTACGTGTATTACAATTTGATGATTGTACTTGGGGAGCATTAGCTGATGATGGATTTGCGAATCGTTTCCGTGATGCGCGTCCTTTAGAAGAAGTTCGTAGAGAATATGCAGCACGTTGCCTAGCTCTTAACAATGAAGTAATTGAAGGTAAGCCTGAGGACTTAGCGATTAATACGCACGTTTGTCGTGGTAACTTCGCTTCTAAATGGATTTCTCAAGGTGGATATCAAAATATCGAAGATGAGCTTCTAGCTGTAGAAAACGTAGATGCGTACTACTTAGAATACGATACAGATCGTGCAGGAGATTTCAAGCCACTAGCAAAAGTTGGAAAAGATAAAAAAGTTGTTTTAGGATTAATTACATCTAAATTTGCAGATTTAGAAGATAAAGAAGAAGTAATCGCAAGAATTAAAGAAGCTAGCGAATATGTACCATTAGAAAATATCTACTTAAGTACTCAATGTGGCTTCGCTTCTACTGAAGAAGGAAATGTGATTGCTGAAGAAGATCAATGGAAAAAAATTGGTCTAATCAAAGAAATAGTAGAAGAAGTTTGGGGATCAGAAAATTAA
- a CDS encoding ABC transporter substrate-binding protein yields MKKNKLFIGALALVMSVVTACSSKTQNTITTSQDKDTFTYAISDDPSSTNPIKVSDRWGLTMTNIIYSPLIKVNGDGSKEYALAESTELAKDGLSLKVNLRKDVKWSDGQKFTADDVVFTYQTKAKKENGNFKNLWISDKPITIEKVDDYTVVFKFPEPSAAAANNIANETYIIPKHVYGNVSDFSVKELKETPVGTGPYKLVENKRGEYIKFEANENYYNGKPKVKNVVLRIIKSADTTKVALQKGEVDAAYVLPAAIKDLDSKNIDTYPYSENRIGYLGLNTNTDELKDVKVRQAILYALNKEDMNKAAYLDSKYYQNPYSFLPPKNPFHTDDVEKYTQNVEKAKSLLKEAGVSNLKLNLGYASNDAANTIQATFIQQQLQSVGINVELRGGDETAIFTELRKPGSKAYNLFLGGYIMGNDPDLYSKLFGSNGTSNYFQYRSEKVDGLFKQGAAELDEAKRKEVYKNLQQEIANQAYLYPIVDNQKILAVNKRVGNVNDAKLVPIYTFDDLSKITLK; encoded by the coding sequence ATGAAAAAGAACAAATTGTTTATAGGAGCACTAGCGTTAGTAATGAGTGTTGTAACAGCATGTAGTTCAAAAACGCAAAACACAATTACCACTTCTCAAGATAAAGATACTTTCACGTATGCTATTAGTGATGATCCATCATCAACTAACCCAATTAAGGTTAGTGACCGTTGGGGGTTAACAATGACTAATATTATCTACTCACCATTAATTAAAGTTAATGGAGATGGTTCAAAAGAATATGCTTTAGCAGAATCTACTGAACTTGCAAAAGATGGTCTTAGCTTAAAAGTTAACTTAAGAAAAGATGTAAAATGGTCTGATGGACAAAAATTCACAGCTGACGATGTAGTTTTCACTTATCAAACAAAAGCTAAAAAAGAAAATGGAAACTTCAAAAACTTATGGATTAGTGATAAACCGATAACTATTGAGAAAGTAGATGACTACACAGTAGTATTTAAGTTCCCAGAGCCAAGTGCAGCTGCAGCAAATAACATTGCAAATGAAACTTATATTATTCCAAAACACGTTTATGGAAATGTATCTGATTTCTCAGTTAAAGAATTAAAAGAAACACCAGTAGGAACTGGACCATACAAACTAGTAGAAAACAAACGTGGAGAATACATTAAATTTGAAGCGAATGAAAATTATTACAATGGTAAGCCAAAAGTTAAAAATGTAGTACTACGTATTATTAAAAGTGCTGATACTACAAAAGTAGCATTACAAAAAGGTGAGGTAGATGCAGCATATGTATTACCTGCTGCAATTAAAGATTTAGATTCTAAAAACATCGATACTTATCCTTACAGTGAAAACCGTATTGGATACTTAGGACTAAACACAAACACAGATGAATTAAAAGATGTTAAAGTTAGACAAGCTATTTTATACGCATTAAACAAAGAAGATATGAATAAAGCTGCTTACTTAGACAGTAAATACTACCAAAACCCTTATTCATTCTTACCACCGAAAAATCCATTCCATACTGATGATGTAGAGAAATATACTCAAAATGTTGAAAAAGCAAAATCACTATTAAAAGAAGCTGGAGTTTCTAACTTGAAACTTAACCTAGGATATGCAAGTAACGATGCTGCAAATACTATCCAAGCAACATTCATCCAACAACAATTACAATCAGTAGGAATTAATGTTGAGCTACGTGGTGGAGATGAGACAGCTATCTTTACAGAATTAAGAAAACCTGGTTCTAAAGCTTACAACTTATTCTTAGGTGGATATATCATGGGTAACGATCCTGATTTATACTCTAAGCTATTTGGATCAAATGGTACTTCAAATTACTTCCAATACAGAAGTGAAAAAGTTGATGGATTATTCAAACAAGGTGCAGCTGAATTAGATGAAGCTAAACGTAAAGAAGTGTACAAAAACCTTCAACAAGAAATTGCTAACCAAGCATACCTGTACCCAATCGTAGATAACCAAAAAATCTTAGCGGTTAACAAACGTGTTGGAAATGTTAACGATGCTAAGTTAGTACCAATCTACACATTTGATGATTTATCAAAAATTACTCTTAAATAG
- a CDS encoding ABC transporter permease, translating into MIRYILKRILQAVPLLLVISFIVFTLIHLAPYDAIDAQITSNMSQEEINILREQSGLNKPFLIQYVDWLGQVLSGNFGHSLVTHNSVGEEILSKIPNTISLVLPAYVTALIIAIVLGLVAAANKGKWQDKLIDAVASLGIATPSFWIAMIFIYVLGYQLNLFPIIGMHTIGKEDDFGDFLPHFIMPYLTLTIVFFAELTRYVRSSALSQTNEEYVVVQQAFQATKTQIFTRHIIKNVLIPVITQVGMSLPMLVTGAIITETVFSWPGVGPYITQATRALDYPIIMAVMLLSATLVIVGNLISDILYSIVDPRIRRGGK; encoded by the coding sequence ATGATTCGATATATTTTGAAACGTATATTACAAGCAGTACCATTACTTTTAGTAATATCGTTTATAGTATTTACTTTAATACATTTAGCGCCATATGATGCTATCGATGCACAGATAACGTCGAATATGTCACAAGAAGAAATTAATATTCTTCGTGAGCAAAGTGGACTTAATAAACCATTCTTAATTCAGTATGTGGATTGGTTAGGACAAGTATTGAGTGGAAATTTCGGTCACTCATTAGTAACTCACAATAGTGTAGGAGAGGAAATTCTATCGAAAATCCCTAATACAATATCATTAGTATTACCAGCGTACGTAACAGCACTAATAATCGCAATAGTACTAGGATTAGTGGCTGCAGCAAACAAAGGTAAATGGCAAGATAAACTAATCGATGCTGTGGCTTCATTAGGAATAGCTACTCCATCATTTTGGATAGCGATGATATTCATCTATGTTTTAGGATATCAATTAAACTTATTCCCAATAATAGGAATGCACACAATTGGTAAAGAGGATGATTTTGGTGATTTCTTACCACACTTTATTATGCCTTATCTAACATTAACAATTGTATTCTTCGCAGAACTTACACGTTATGTAAGGTCTTCAGCTTTAAGTCAAACAAATGAAGAGTATGTAGTGGTTCAACAAGCTTTTCAAGCGACAAAAACTCAAATCTTTACAAGGCACATTATAAAAAATGTATTAATACCAGTAATAACTCAAGTGGGTATGTCACTGCCGATGTTAGTAACTGGAGCGATTATTACAGAAACAGTATTTAGTTGGCCAGGAGTCGGACCATATATCACACAAGCAACTAGAGCGTTAGATTACCCTATAATAATGGCGGTAATGTTACTGTCAGCTACATTAGTAATAGTAGGTAATTTAATTTCAGACATACTTTACTCAATAGTAGATCCTAGAATTAGAAGAGGAGGTAAGTAA
- a CDS encoding ABC transporter permease has protein sequence MKRFIKIVKSSKIYIFSLIFIAILVFVSLIAPLLPIDPAATDVANLSQSPSLQHLFGTDEVGRDYFIRVIYGGRISLIVGLLAMVTAVTIGTIVGLIAGYVGGVVDSLLMRLVDVLSSIPWLVLVIVLSVFLKPGIGSIIIVIGCFSWMRLARLVRAETLSAKEYDYVVYSRFSGVKTISILKKHIIPAIIPTLVVAASASIANAIMTEAALSFLGLGIQQPMTSWGTLLQNAQQSLQRAPHMAIIPGLFVMLTIYSFNNIGNLLTKYIQKEGE, from the coding sequence ATGAAAAGATTTATTAAAATAGTTAAAAGTTCAAAAATCTATATTTTTTCACTTATTTTTATTGCGATATTAGTGTTTGTATCATTAATAGCACCTTTACTTCCTATAGATCCAGCGGCTACTGATGTAGCGAATCTATCTCAATCACCGAGTTTACAACATTTATTCGGAACTGATGAGGTAGGTCGTGATTATTTCATTCGTGTAATCTATGGAGGACGTATTTCTCTTATAGTAGGATTACTGGCGATGGTGACTGCCGTAACAATTGGGACGATAGTAGGACTTATCGCAGGTTATGTTGGTGGAGTTGTTGATAGTTTACTTATGCGTTTAGTTGATGTATTATCATCTATTCCATGGTTAGTATTAGTAATTGTACTTAGTGTATTTTTAAAACCAGGAATTGGTTCAATAATTATAGTAATAGGATGTTTTTCTTGGATGCGTCTTGCGAGATTAGTTCGTGCTGAAACTCTATCGGCAAAAGAATATGATTATGTAGTATATAGTAGATTTAGCGGTGTAAAAACTATCTCTATCTTAAAGAAACATATTATTCCAGCTATAATACCAACTTTAGTAGTAGCGGCAAGTGCCTCAATAGCTAACGCAATAATGACAGAAGCGGCACTTAGTTTCTTAGGTCTTGGTATTCAACAGCCTATGACTTCTTGGGGAACACTTCTGCAAAATGCACAACAAAGTCTACAACGTGCACCTCATATGGCAATTATCCCTGGATTATTTGTAATGTTAACAATTTATTCATTCAATAATATTGGTAACCTACTTACAAAATATATTCAAAAGGAGGGAGAATAG
- a CDS encoding ABC transporter ATP-binding protein, whose protein sequence is MTNIVELKNLTVNYKPNKEVDKQLIHGIDINLRKGHITGVVGESGSGKSILMRSIMSILPNNIFDKNDKFIFDGKEVKKGEKLPISMIFQNPMTSLDPVRTIGFHLIELIERFQNKSKEDAKKLAIEQLEKVGILNAPLRMEQYPHELSGGMRQRILIAMALLANPKLLVADEPTTALDVTVQAQILSLIKKLQKETELSVALVSHDFGVIAGMCDYVYIMYRGRVVEKGNVEEIFSNAQHPYTKQLLAAARLENTNNELLTVDYKEDDKHYTWQKLSDTHEYLKEVE, encoded by the coding sequence ATGACAAACATAGTAGAATTAAAAAATCTAACGGTTAATTATAAACCAAATAAAGAAGTAGATAAACAGCTAATACATGGTATCGATATTAATTTAAGAAAAGGTCATATCACTGGTGTTGTTGGTGAATCAGGAAGTGGAAAAAGTATTCTGATGCGTAGCATAATGTCTATTCTTCCTAACAATATTTTTGATAAAAATGATAAGTTTATCTTTGATGGAAAGGAAGTCAAGAAGGGTGAAAAATTACCAATTTCTATGATTTTCCAAAACCCTATGACCTCACTAGATCCAGTTAGAACAATTGGTTTTCACTTAATAGAATTAATAGAAAGATTTCAAAATAAATCTAAAGAAGATGCGAAAAAACTAGCTATAGAGCAACTTGAAAAAGTAGGTATTCTTAACGCACCACTTAGAATGGAACAATATCCACATGAATTATCTGGTGGTATGCGTCAAAGAATATTAATAGCCATGGCGTTACTTGCTAATCCTAAGTTATTAGTAGCAGATGAACCTACAACTGCTCTAGACGTTACGGTTCAAGCACAGATTTTATCTCTAATTAAGAAATTACAAAAAGAAACAGAACTTAGTGTAGCACTAGTCAGTCACGACTTCGGTGTAATAGCTGGAATGTGTGACTATGTGTATATTATGTATAGAGGTAGAGTTGTCGAAAAAGGTAATGTTGAAGAAATCTTCAGCAATGCACAACACCCATATACAAAACAACTTCTAGCTGCAGCAAGATTAGAAAATACTAATAATGAGCTTCTGACTGTTGATTATAAAGAAGATGACAAACACTATACTTGGCAAAAACTTAGCGATACTCATGAGTATCTGAAAGAGGTGGAGTAA